Part of the Arachis hypogaea cultivar Tifrunner chromosome 6, arahy.Tifrunner.gnm2.J5K5, whole genome shotgun sequence genome, atctatttaaaatttttagatatgtttgttttatttttttaaaattattgtaataaaaggctGAATATTGTACAATttttaaaggatacctagttgaacggtttagaattttaattcttgttacgtttaaaaataataattttaacataaaattaaataaaaaacaagaTATATGTaagtattcaaattttaaacttaaaagaGGTTTACTTGATTTACATTTTTAAAAAAGAGACGGTTTATGATATATATGAAACAATATTTCAGCCACTTTTCTataaatcttttttatatttctttttcttttcatttatagTTTAAACAATGAATTTTTATCTTCTCTTATTTATTATCAATTACTTTAAATATTGAAAATGAAAGATATACAAAAATAGTATATAGATAGATAGTGCATATAACCTAGGCGGTGcatatataacattattttaataaaaatataatgggTGATTAGAATATATTGTTTTCGATTatcatttaattatcaattcaatttttttagtttaatttgttttaataatCCAACcacatatttttatattatatttttaaattttgatgatcctttaactttttttttttaactttaatatgATATGAcctgatattatttttaattcttgtgTTTTGTATTCGTGTAACATTTATAGGTTGCTGCGAACATCACCTCAGAATTTGAGTACTTCACTATTCCTGGCATACCTCACCAAATTCAAGTCACCAAAAATCAGGTACCAGGGCAAATGACAGATAAATTGAAGGATTTtggtgagaagatgatggatGCTGAAATGAAGGCATATGGTGTGATCATAAACACATTTGAAGAGTTGGAGCAAGATTATGTAAATGACTACAAGAAAGAAAGGAACGGTAAGGTTTGGTGTATTGGCCCTGTTTCACTATGCAACAAAGATGAAATAGATAAGGCTCAAAGAGGTAACAAGACTTCAATCAATGAACAGAACTGCTTAGAATGGCTTGATTTGCAGCAACCCAAGTCTGTTGTTTATGCATGTCTTGGAAGCTTATGCAATCTCACCACTTCACAGCTTATAGAATTGGCATTGGCCATGGAAGCAACAAATAAACCATTTATATGGGTCATTAGGGATGGAAAGAACTTGCATGAATTGGAGAATTGGATCGAAGAAGAAGGGTttgaagaaagaaacaaagataaAGGTCTTATAATTCGAGGTTGGGCTCCTCAGGTACTAATACTATCACACCCTGCAGTTGGAGGATTCGTAACACATTGTGGTTGGAATTCTACCTTAGAAGCGATAACGGCTGGCATGCCAATGATTACATGGCCACTGTTTGCAGATCAATTCTTGAATGAGAAGCTTGTTACTCAAGTTTTAAAGGTTGGTGTGAGCCTTGGTGTGGAG contains:
- the LOC112696597 gene encoding UDP-glycosyltransferase 73C11; the protein is MVFQTNQPHFILFPLMAQGHIIPMMDIAKLLAHRGVIVTIFTTPKNASRFSSVLSRAISSGLQIRLIELPFPSKEAGLPEGSESFDMVTSSDAMVNFFHAITLLQKPAEELFEQITPKPTCIISDFCIPWTSQLAQKHNIPRISFHGFCCFCLHCLYKINTSKVAANITSEFEYFTIPGIPHQIQVTKNQVPGQMTDKLKDFGEKMMDAEMKAYGVIINTFEELEQDYVNDYKKERNGKVWCIGPVSLCNKDEIDKAQRGNKTSINEQNCLEWLDLQQPKSVVYACLGSLCNLTTSQLIELALAMEATNKPFIWVIRDGKNLHELENWIEEEGFEERNKDKGLIIRGWAPQVLILSHPAVGGFVTHCGWNSTLEAITAGMPMITWPLFADQFLNEKLVTQVLKVGVSLGVEVAMKFGEEEKIGVLVKKEDIKNGICMVMDEEEEESRKRRARVIELSKMAKRAVEKGGSSYLNMSLLIQQIMKHTSGGEQDLELTR